TGCCGCCATGTGCGCACCGCGAGTAGCCCGACAAACAACATAAAGGAGCTGACGCACAACGCTGCGGTCACGATCAGGCTCCGATCCACTGCCAATTCCTCGGGCGGCGCATCGAACAGAAACAAGGAACCAAGCACAAAGGAAATAATCCCACCCACCCCGAGAATGCCGAAGCTGGGGACAAAGAGTTCCACGATGAGCAGACCCATGCCCAACAGGAGCAATATCACGCCGGTGGAATTGATCGGCAGCACCTGAAACGCCGTCAGCGCCAGCAGCAGGCAAATGCCTCCGGTCAATCCAGGGAAAATGACGCCAGGATGGGAAAACTCTAAATACAGCCCGGCTAACCCGATCAGCATGAGAATGTAGGCGATGTTCGGGTCTGCGATCAGATTAAGCACTTTATGCTTCAAACGCATGTCGAGCGTTACGATCGGCACCATGCCGCTGGCATCACGCCCAGCCTTGAAGCTGAGCGCCACTTTGGCGTTCCCCACCTCGACCTGACGCTCTTCGACTTTGCGCAACAGGTCCTGGATATCGGAGGCGATCACGTCAACGACTTTTTCCCGCAGCGCTTCGACTTCCGTGATCGAGACGCTTTCGCGAACCGCCTTCTCCGCCCATTTGACATTGCGCCCACGGCGCTGCGCGATGGACTCGCTGAACGAGGCGGTGAAGTTTTCGATCTTCTCACGCATGTCGCCTTCGATGTCCTTGCCGCCACCGCTTACCGGGTGAGCGGCACCAATGGTCGTGCCCGGCGCCATCGCAGCAATATGTCCCGCCATGGTGATAAAGACACCCGCCGACCCAGCGCCGCCGCCGCTCGGGGCAACGTACACAATCACCGGCAACGGCGCACCGAGAAGGTCTTTCACAATTACCCGTGTGGAATTGAGTAACCCGCCGGGAGTATCGAGCTGGATAATCAGGGCGCTGGCACCGTCTTGAGCCGAACGCGATATGCTTTCGTGGATAAAATCGGCAACTGCGGGGTTAATCGAGGTATCGAGAACGATCAGGTTCACGTGGGGAGGTGAAGCCTTGTCCTCTGTCGCCTGCACGGCTATTCCGCCCAACAAGGCGCTGCCGAGCAGCATCGCAAAAAGAAGTATCCGAATCACCACGGCATCATAACCTTCCCATCTCTCGTAAAACAGCCTGAATATCTTGCCAGACCAATTTTTTATCGGCGGGATTGCGGAGCAAATAGGCAGGATGCAAAGTCGGCATCAGCTTGATGTCTCGATAGGAATGCCAATTCCCTCGCAGTCGCGAGATCGGGGTCTTGGTCTTCAGCAACGTCTGGGCGGCAAACGCGCCGAGAGCGACAATAATACGAGGCTTGACGATTTCGAGTTGCCGGATCAGAAACGGTTCGCAAGCGGCAATCTCGTCGGGCTCGGGATTGCGGTTGTCCGGCGGGCGGCATTTGACGACGTTACAGATATAGACCTCGTCACGGCGCATCTTCATGCCCTTGGTGATAATCTCGGTCAGCAACTGCCCGGCGCGCCCGACAAACGGCTCGCCCTTCAAGTCTTCATCGCGGCCCGGACCTTCGCCAACAAACACCAGCTCGGCCTTGGCATCGCCCACGCCAAAGACAATGTTCGTTCGCCCCTGACAGAGCTTACAGCGGCGGCAATCGCCGATCTCGGCCCGCAATTCTTCCAGAGTTTGAGCAGTGTGAACCTTGGGGGAAAGAAAAAGATCGCCAACCTGCGTCGCGGAAGGACTCGTTGCCGCTTGGGTCAGAAGAGGAGATAGCGGAGCGCTCTGGGCGGAAGAAGATACAGGAGCCGACTCCACGTTTTCCAGTGGCTTTTTCGTTGCCGTCTGAGGAAGGCCGGACACCCCACTCTCACGTAAGGTTTCGAGATACTCGCGCATCGAGGCGGAAATCTGGAGCAGTTGGGCGCGCTGAGAATCGGCACTCATGACTAGGTCAGGCCGTTCGCTCGACAAGTTGTTGAATGAAAAACGAGAGACAATCGTGATACGGAGACGGGGCTAAGGACGACAAAGCCGCGAGTGCTTGGGCACAGTAGGAGTGCGCGAGTGCGCGCACCTCGGCTACTACCCCCAAGCGCCGGACTCGTCCGAGCGCATCTTCCACTTCGGCGCGGGTTGGATTTTTCTTCTGGAAGACTCGTTTCACTTCCGAATCGAGCGCGATAGCCAACACCAACGGTAACGAGGGGTTCCCGTCTTTGAGGTCAGCGCCGGTGGGCTTGCCGGTGCGATTGCCATCGCCTTGGACATCGAGCAAATCGTCAACGACCTGAAACGCCATCCCCACGCTGTATCCGCACGACGCCATGCTGTCCACGATGTCGGTGGAAGCCCCCGCCAAATAGGCACCCAGCCGAGCGGCTTGCGAAAAAAGAGAGGCGGTCTTGCGGGCAATGATTTCCAGGTAGTCATCGCGGGTCACGTTGGGATTATGGCGGAACCGCCCTTGCATGACCTCGCCTTCAGTCAGTTGAATGCAGGCCTCCGCCGCCCAGTTGATGACGTTCTCGTCGAAGCGGCCGCACAGCCCAAACGCTTGACTGAAGAGAAAATCGCCGGCAACTAAACTATCGGCCAAGCCGAACTGCTGAAAGGCCGACGCCCTTCCCCGCCGCGTCGCACTGCCGTCGATAATGTCATCGTGCAACAAGGACGCGGTGTGAATCAGTTCGAACGCCGCCGCGACATCGACCACATCGTCGGGGTTCTTGCCGCCACACGCGCGAAAAATGAGGAGCACGACGGCAGGTCGCGCCCGTTTACCGCCGGCACCGATGAGGTAATGACCGATCTCGCGCAAGAGCGGCTCGCGCGACCCTAAGCGCGAGGCCAGACATTGTTCGACTTGCCTCAGCTCGTCCACGACGAGTTCATGGGGCGCAAGCGGGATCGTGGGCGCAAGGTTCGCTTTTGAAGGCACTCGGGTACTCGACTCGCTTATTTCTTCTTTGCCGACCTAGACTTGTGTGGGGTCCATAATGCCAAAGGACAGCAAAAGGTCAAGGAGAGCGGGGGGGCTAGGTGCATAACGATTTCTTGGCCCTTGTCCGTCAGTTGATAAGTCTACTTGCACAAGCAAGCAACCTCACCCAGCACAGGGAGGAACAATCGCGCAGGCCGCCGTTCCCGACAGTGCGAGGTCAGCAGCTCCGAGCATTGAGCACATCAGTGTGGTCCCCGCCCGCCGAAGGCTTTGGAGTGCGGGAGCCGCGCTCCCGCTATGACGGCGCAGCGCTCCGGGCCGTGCCGCCGGGATTCTCCGCAGCTTCGCAGTGAAAGCGCCGTCACGACGGCGCACTCCACAACGCCTGCGGCGCGCAAAAAAACAATCAAATGCTCAACTCACGAGCCGCCACGAACGGCACGGACGAAAAAGGGGTAATTCTTACCGCTGGCGGAGACGTACCCGTTGGAGACATACATGAGCCACGCCAAGGTCGAGAAGCCGGTGGATATAGACGACCAATAGTAGGACAGCACCGTGGGGCCGAAAATCGGGGCAATCGTCGGTCCCGGGGGAAGAATGCTGTAGTCCACGATGCTCTGCAATTCCTTGATATTATGAATCCGCCAGTCGTTATGCCCCGCATAGCCCGTCCCCCCTTCCGCATTCACGTCCTCTAACCAATCCCAAATCGTCTCTTGTGACCCGTACCCCGACCAGCGGTAGAGGTTATCTTTGTCGTGTAGGCCGCCGCTATTATCTTTCTTCTCCCACATCAGCCCGGTGTTGTTGTCGGTGACTGTCCCGTCGCCGTTGTCGGTGTAGCTCAGCGTCGCCCCCGCCTGCACCGTGCCGTCGTCCGGCACCGCCACCGCTCCGGCAATCCCGTCGTTCTTATCGGCGGTCTAGGCCGTCGTCTGCCCGGAGGCTGGGAACTGCGACCCGTCACACGGTGGCGGCGGGGTGCCATTAAGCGTCGCCGTGATGTCGTCCACGCAGGTGTCCACCAGCTCTTCGATCACCGCCACATCGCCGGTCACCGGGCAGGCACCACCGGCGGCAGCGGCGGCCTCTTCGGCTTTAGTGAACGCCCGTGTGAAAGCGTTGATACATTTAGTCGTATTCGACGGCTTGCCGAGAAGCGCCTTGGCTTCTTCCTTGGCCAGGCAATCGGCTTTCTTGCCGGCGGCTTTGAGCTTAGCGGTTTCACACGTCGTCGCCGGGTCGGCCGCCAGCGCAAGGGTGCTCGTCAACACGAGACTGAGAACTATTGCACTGCTGGACCAGCCAGCCGGGGCTGCCCGAGCCTTACGATTCGGGGTCCCTTCTCCCCGCAGGGGAGAAGGTCAGGATGAGGGGCCAGGAACTATCTAGCGTTTCTTTTCCATTTGCTCCACCCTCACCCTGGCCCTCTCCCTGGAAAGGGAGAGGGAACTAAAGGCGAGGGAGCCCGAAAAAGTCGGGAGACAGACTGCGGGCTGCCTCACCGATAATTTGCAGATGGTGGACGATCCAATTTTGAATCAGTTCCTCTTGCTCGAACGCTTCCTGTCCCTGCACAGTGTACTTTTCGATCCGCGCAATCGCTTCCTGAATGTCCAACAATCTTTCGCGGTCGTCTCTCATAAAGAGATCGCTTCCCGCAACACTCGCTCGCGTATGCGGCCACGCAGTCCTTTCTCCGTCACTATGTCCACTTTGCAATGCAAAAGATCTTGGAGTTCCATAAGCAAACCACCAAGATCGAGCAGGCTACGCCCAGCTTCCATATCGACAAGAAAATCCACGTCGCTGTCCGGTCGAGCTTCGCCTCGTGCAACAGAACCGAACACGCGCAGGTTCCGTGCGCCATGCCGGGTCGCGATGCGGAAGAGTTCGTTGCGTTTTTCTTGCAGCACTTCGTTGATATTCATGGCAGGGCTCAGGATGCCTCTCGCCTCACAGCTTCGCAAGCGTTGCGCTATTACCCAGATCAGGGCACGGCACGCCGTGCCCTTACAAACCGTTACCCCACCACTTACCTCCCTCAGAGAATCGGTGTAATACTAGCCCCAATTCTACTGGTGCAAGCGCGACGAGAAATCCATGCTCGCAGGAAAACACATCGTACTCGGCGTTACTGGCGGCATTGCCGCCTACAAATCGGCGGAGATCGTGCGTCTCTTGGTCAAGGATGGCGCCAGCGTGCGCGTCATCATGACGCAGCATGCGCAGGAATTCATCACTCCGCTGACGCTCCAAACCCTCTCCGGCAACCCGGTCGCCACTGAAACGTTCAGCCTCACCCAAGAATCCGAAATCGGCCATATCCGCTTGGCCGACACCGCCGATGCCCTCCTCATTGCCCCAGCAACCGCGAATATCATCGCCAAGCTAGCCCACGGTCTCGCCGACGATCTGCTGAGCACTGTACTCTTGGCGACGACTGCGCCGGTATTACTCGCGCCAGCGATGAACGTGCACATGTACGCCCATCCCATGGTCCAAGAGAATATGCGCAAGCTTGCCAGCGTCGGCTATGGATTCGTGGAGCCCGCCGAAGGGTTTCTTGCCTGCGGCTACGAAGGGAA
Above is a window of Deltaproteobacteria bacterium DNA encoding:
- a CDS encoding nodulation protein NfeD — translated: MVIRILLFAMLLGSALLGGIAVQATEDKASPPHVNLIVLDTSINPAVADFIHESISRSAQDGASALIIQLDTPGGLLNSTRVIVKDLLGAPLPVIVYVAPSGGGAGSAGVFITMAGHIAAMAPGTTIGAAHPVSGGGKDIEGDMREKIENFTASFSESIAQRRGRNVKWAEKAVRESVSITEVEALREKVVDVIASDIQDLLRKVEERQVEVGNAKVALSFKAGRDASGMVPIVTLDMRLKHKVLNLIADPNIAYILMLIGLAGLYLEFSHPGVIFPGLTGGICLLLALTAFQVLPINSTGVILLLLGMGLLIVELFVPSFGILGVGGIISFVLGSLFLFDAPPEELAVDRSLIVTAALCVSSFMLFVGLLAVRTWRQRPTSGQEGLIGEIGEVRERLAPRGRVWVHGEYWTAESEEEVEVGQKVRVVSMRHMVLRVQKATV
- a CDS encoding uracil-DNA glycosylase, whose protein sequence is MSADSQRAQLLQISASMREYLETLRESGVSGLPQTATKKPLENVESAPVSSSAQSAPLSPLLTQAATSPSATQVGDLFLSPKVHTAQTLEELRAEIGDCRRCKLCQGRTNIVFGVGDAKAELVFVGEGPGRDEDLKGEPFVGRAGQLLTEIITKGMKMRRDEVYICNVVKCRPPDNRNPEPDEIAACEPFLIRQLEIVKPRIIVALGAFAAQTLLKTKTPISRLRGNWHSYRDIKLMPTLHPAYLLRNPADKKLVWQDIQAVLREMGRL
- a CDS encoding polyprenyl synthetase family protein, translated to MPSKANLAPTIPLAPHELVVDELRQVEQCLASRLGSREPLLREIGHYLIGAGGKRARPAVVLLIFRACGGKNPDDVVDVAAAFELIHTASLLHDDIIDGSATRRGRASAFQQFGLADSLVAGDFLFSQAFGLCGRFDENVINWAAEACIQLTEGEVMQGRFRHNPNVTRDDYLEIIARKTASLFSQAARLGAYLAGASTDIVDSMASCGYSVGMAFQVVDDLLDVQGDGNRTGKPTGADLKDGNPSLPLVLAIALDSEVKRVFQKKNPTRAEVEDALGRVRRLGVVAEVRALAHSYCAQALAALSSLAPSPYHDCLSFFIQQLVERTA
- a CDS encoding DUF1566 domain-containing protein yields the protein MAVPDDGTVQAGATLSYTDNGDGTVTDNNTGLMWEKKDNSGGLHDKDNLYRWSGYGSQETIWDWLEDVNAEGGTGYAGHNDWRIHNIKELQSIVDYSILPPGPTIAPIFGPTVLSYYWSSISTGFSTLAWLMYVSNGYVSASGKNYPFFVRAVRGGS
- a CDS encoding DUF86 domain-containing protein, with translation MRDDRERLLDIQEAIARIEKYTVQGQEAFEQEELIQNWIVHHLQIIGEAARSLSPDFFGLPRL
- a CDS encoding nucleotidyltransferase family protein, coding for MNINEVLQEKRNELFRIATRHGARNLRVFGSVARGEARPDSDVDFLVDMEAGRSLLDLGGLLMELQDLLHCKVDIVTEKGLRGRIRERVLREAISL